In Ignavibacteriales bacterium, the following proteins share a genomic window:
- a CDS encoding M64 family metallo-endopeptidase, with amino-acid sequence MKTLFLLFFTISVCLSQSYDNNFTNATMRVDYYHIGTKGQEQITLDKVYEENTWPGSKVNLLDTLNLGDCFVKVSDLQTNLLLYSRGYSTVFGEWQTTEEAISGTWRTFQETVRFPFPKRKVIVSFNRRDKFVGAGEVMAFREVFSTVINPNNSTVVNREKQESKFAMFDVMVNGPTDKKVDILILGDGYAKNDMEKFRKDARHFTDQLFSYQPFKKHKNDFNVRAMEVISDDSGIDMPDQNVWKHTALGTMYNTFGSARYVLTEENRAMRDIADTAPYDFITILVNDNRYGGGGIFNLYTTCFTKPAKAGQEWEMDYVYVHEFGHCFGGLGDEYYSSQVSYVDFYPKGVEPWEPNVTRTNSKENLKWRNITLLNTPIPTPWQKAKYDSIEILRGKLDRLASDYYDKREGLLKSGKEILKDPKWIGIVGAFEGSGYTSKDMYRPAIDCKMFTFNPVDFDPVCAAAIERIIEMYIK; translated from the coding sequence ATGAAAACACTGTTCCTACTTTTCTTCACAATTTCAGTGTGCTTATCGCAGAGCTATGATAATAATTTTACCAATGCCACCATGCGTGTGGATTACTATCACATTGGGACGAAAGGACAAGAGCAAATTACCTTAGACAAGGTGTATGAAGAAAATACCTGGCCCGGCAGTAAAGTGAATTTGCTCGACACGCTCAATCTTGGTGATTGTTTTGTAAAGGTGAGCGATCTTCAAACCAACCTGCTTCTTTATTCACGCGGTTATTCAACGGTGTTTGGTGAATGGCAAACAACGGAAGAGGCAATAAGCGGAACATGGCGGACATTTCAGGAAACCGTTCGCTTTCCTTTTCCAAAACGAAAAGTCATTGTCAGTTTTAATCGCCGCGACAAATTTGTTGGCGCCGGCGAAGTGATGGCGTTTAGAGAAGTTTTCTCTACCGTTATTAATCCAAACAATTCGACCGTTGTAAATCGTGAGAAACAGGAAAGTAAATTCGCAATGTTTGATGTGATGGTCAATGGTCCGACCGACAAGAAGGTAGACATTCTCATCCTTGGTGATGGGTACGCAAAAAATGACATGGAGAAATTTAGGAAGGACGCAAGACATTTTACCGATCAGCTTTTCTCGTATCAACCGTTCAAAAAGCATAAAAACGATTTTAATGTTCGTGCGATGGAAGTAATCTCAGACGATTCCGGCATCGATATGCCCGATCAGAATGTCTGGAAACATACGGCACTTGGTACGATGTACAACACATTCGGTTCTGCCCGCTATGTGCTGACGGAAGAGAATCGGGCAATGCGTGATATTGCCGATACAGCACCTTATGATTTTATTACAATTCTTGTAAATGACAACCGTTATGGCGGTGGTGGAATCTTTAATCTTTACACAACATGTTTTACTAAACCGGCAAAAGCTGGTCAAGAATGGGAAATGGATTATGTCTATGTGCATGAGTTTGGCCATTGTTTTGGCGGCTTAGGGGATGAATATTACAGCTCACAAGTTTCGTATGTTGATTTCTATCCGAAGGGTGTTGAACCGTGGGAACCAAACGTGACGCGCACGAATTCAAAGGAAAATTTAAAATGGCGCAATATCACGTTATTGAATACTCCGATTCCAACACCTTGGCAGAAAGCAAAGTACGATAGTATAGAAATATTGCGGGGTAAATTAGACCGACTTGCTTCCGATTACTATGATAAGCGTGAAGGATTGTTGAAGAGTGGAAAAGAAATTCTTAAAGATCCCAAATGGATTGGCATTGTAGGTGCGTTTGAGGGTTCGGGGTACACGTCAAAAGATATGTATCGCCCTGCAATAGACTGCAAGATGTTTACATTCAACCCGGTGGATTTTGATCCTGTCTGCGCTGCAGCGATTGAACGGATAATAGAAATGTATATCAAGTAG
- the pyrF gene encoding orotidine-5'-phosphate decarboxylase, translating to MSFTQRLREVQINQNSLLCIGLDVDENKIPAHIQSMRNPVLEFNRRIIEATHDLVCAYKPNLAFYEATGESGITALRETLKIIPKSVLTIGDGKRGDIGNTAERYAQSLFSDFGFDSATVNPYMGFDSIAPFLADPEKGVFILALTSNAGSKDFQRLKVGTKPLYEKVVYRVKKWDKYQNIGLVVGATHPKELRCIRKIVPNMPLLIPGVGKQGGDLKSAIRNGCDKHGQLAVINASRSIIFASSGIDFAEAARSEAKKMVEEMRKYVEQLNN from the coding sequence ATGTCGTTTACACAGCGTCTGCGCGAAGTTCAAATTAATCAAAATTCTCTTTTATGCATCGGTCTTGATGTAGATGAGAATAAAATTCCAGCGCATATACAATCTATGAGGAATCCTGTGCTGGAGTTCAATCGCCGGATTATTGAAGCGACACATGACCTCGTCTGCGCATATAAGCCGAATCTTGCCTTCTACGAAGCGACGGGTGAAAGTGGAATTACTGCGTTGCGAGAGACCCTGAAGATCATTCCTAAATCTGTTCTTACTATCGGTGATGGAAAGCGTGGTGATATTGGAAATACAGCAGAGCGATATGCTCAATCGCTTTTTAGTGATTTCGGCTTTGATTCGGCGACAGTAAATCCGTACATGGGGTTTGATTCTATTGCACCTTTTCTCGCGGATCCAGAAAAAGGAGTTTTTATTCTTGCGCTTACTTCCAATGCTGGTTCTAAGGATTTCCAGCGTTTAAAAGTTGGAACGAAACCATTATATGAAAAAGTAGTATACCGTGTAAAGAAATGGGACAAGTATCAGAACATCGGTCTCGTTGTTGGTGCCACACATCCGAAAGAATTGCGATGCATACGTAAGATTGTTCCAAATATGCCGCTTCTCATCCCTGGTGTTGGTAAGCAGGGCGGCGATTTGAAATCGGCAATTCGTAACGGCTGCGACAAACACGGACAGCTTGCCGTCATCAACGCAAGCCGCAGTATCATCTTTGCATCATCAGGAATAGATTTTGCGGAAGCGGCACGATCAGAAGCAAAGAAGATGGTGGAAGAAATGAGAAAGTACGTTGAACAATTAAATAATTGA
- a CDS encoding Nramp family divalent metal transporter: MSFFKRIKDNPALRQLLIFMSILGPGIVTGSVDNDAGGITTYSVAGALYGYKLLWTLIPSFIALLAVQEMNARMGIVTGKGLADLIRESFGVRITFYMFIFLLVADVGNTATEFAGVAGSMNIFGVSKYISVPLAAIAVWVLVLKGNYKFAERVFLLFSVFLLSYVVSAVIAGPDWSVIGKAMITPTVQFDSEYITTVLGIIGTTVAPWMQFYMQSAVIEKGLKISDYKYTIWDVVLGCIATVVVAFFIIVACAATLHVNGIKINEAADAAMALQPLAGALAGQLFAFGLFVASIFSAAILPLATAFYVCEAFGFEAGIDKKFSEAPQFYSLFTIIILIGSGIILIPGAPLIAITIWTQVLNAILLPMVLVCMMIIVNNKEIMEEYTNNRLQNTIGWTTTIILIILSAFLLFSGIGVG; encoded by the coding sequence ATGAGTTTTTTCAAACGAATCAAAGATAATCCTGCTCTGCGGCAGCTCTTAATCTTCATGAGCATCTTGGGACCTGGAATCGTCACAGGCAGCGTTGATAACGATGCCGGTGGAATTACCACGTACTCTGTTGCAGGTGCACTGTACGGGTACAAACTGCTCTGGACACTTATTCCTTCGTTCATAGCGCTCTTGGCTGTACAGGAAATGAATGCGCGCATGGGTATTGTCACCGGTAAAGGACTGGCGGATTTGATACGCGAAAGCTTTGGCGTGCGCATCACGTTCTATATGTTTATTTTTCTTTTAGTCGCCGATGTGGGAAATACTGCAACAGAGTTTGCAGGTGTTGCAGGCAGTATGAATATCTTCGGTGTAAGCAAATATATTTCAGTTCCGCTTGCAGCTATTGCGGTTTGGGTGCTTGTGCTGAAAGGCAATTATAAATTTGCAGAAAGAGTATTCCTCCTTTTCAGCGTATTTCTCCTTTCGTATGTCGTTTCAGCCGTTATTGCAGGTCCCGACTGGAGTGTCATTGGCAAAGCAATGATTACACCAACGGTGCAATTCGATAGTGAATATATCACCACCGTTCTTGGTATTATCGGCACGACCGTTGCACCATGGATGCAATTTTACATGCAATCGGCTGTAATTGAAAAAGGACTAAAAATCAGCGATTATAAATACACAATTTGGGATGTCGTACTCGGATGCATTGCTACCGTCGTTGTTGCGTTCTTTATCATTGTAGCCTGTGCCGCGACGCTTCACGTGAACGGTATTAAAATCAACGAAGCAGCAGATGCAGCAATGGCCTTGCAGCCGTTAGCCGGCGCTTTGGCTGGTCAATTATTTGCATTCGGATTATTTGTTGCATCGATTTTTTCCGCAGCGATTCTTCCACTGGCAACAGCATTCTATGTCTGCGAAGCTTTCGGATTTGAAGCAGGTATAGACAAAAAATTTAGCGAAGCTCCACAATTCTATTCGCTTTTTACTATCATCATTCTCATCGGTTCCGGCATTATTTTGATTCCGGGGGCCCCGCTCATTGCTATTACTATTTGGACGCAGGTGCTGAATGCCATTCTGCTTCCCATGGTGCTTGTTTGTATGATGATCATTGTGAACAATAAAGAAATCATGGAAGAATATACCAACAACCGGCTGCAAAATACAATCGGTTGGACAACGACGATAATCTTAATCATACTTAGTGCATTCCTGCTTTTCTCGGGCATAGGCGTTGGATAG
- a CDS encoding DUF1634 domain-containing protein, producing the protein MPDINFISNDSHHAAERWTSRVLRLGVWVSASLMIFGLLLATISPSLIVPLSTNPSLSNLAEQMFSNTFDPVTVMFAGLVLLMFTPILRVITAVFGFAVERDWRFVFVSSIVLLMLIGEIVYSIFLKG; encoded by the coding sequence ATGCCAGACATTAATTTCATATCAAACGATTCACATCACGCTGCTGAACGCTGGACAAGCCGCGTTCTTCGGCTTGGTGTTTGGGTGAGCGCTAGTTTAATGATTTTTGGATTGCTCCTTGCAACAATTTCTCCATCGTTAATCGTTCCCCTTTCCACAAATCCTTCGTTGAGCAATTTGGCGGAGCAGATGTTTTCTAATACATTTGATCCGGTAACTGTAATGTTTGCCGGGCTTGTGTTACTTATGTTTACGCCAATTCTTCGCGTCATCACTGCAGTTTTCGGTTTCGCCGTCGAACGAGATTGGCGCTTTGTGTTTGTCTCATCCATTGTTCTTTTGATGTTGATAGGAGAAATTGTATATTCAATTTTTTTGAAAGGTTAA
- a CDS encoding CBS domain-containing protein, which translates to MALEVVKFSYLSEFVNLPVLRISDNKRIGKLVDLAATTMQVYPRVTGLMVRTHRGKQPIYIPWSNVKRMVFKEHIAVEYPANGGEQQVKAAENEILICKTFLDKQIISTEGYKIVRVNDLQLLIEDKAKESTNLWVVHIDIGLKGILRRIGILHVVNGAFRWVTDRDIKDEFVSWKYVQPTATSSVYASVQLKTDASKLSEIHPADLADILEDLGTDERIALIESLDNFTAAQTLQEMQFKNRLQIVESMEPLRLAPIINEMQMDEAVDLLEACDTQKRQAVYTLLTPEKVTELKELSTLSMYSVGSIMNTDFVTAKPTETAGMVLKRIIVECEKSEMYRYAYVLDHDERLLGVVSLRNLLMSDADLLIADIMIEQAVSVQIDTRIRRVAKLFFKYNFEAIPVVDDNDKLQGLVSFRDALASVFPEIKEEETV; encoded by the coding sequence ATGGCTCTTGAGGTAGTAAAATTTTCCTATCTTAGCGAATTTGTTAATTTACCGGTACTAAGAATCAGTGATAACAAACGAATCGGTAAGTTAGTAGACCTTGCTGCCACGACCATGCAGGTTTATCCGCGTGTCACAGGACTCATGGTGCGAACACATCGCGGTAAACAGCCAATCTACATTCCATGGAGCAATGTCAAACGCATGGTGTTTAAAGAACACATTGCAGTGGAGTACCCCGCAAATGGTGGTGAGCAGCAAGTAAAAGCAGCAGAAAATGAAATTCTTATCTGTAAAACATTTTTAGACAAGCAAATCATTTCGACAGAAGGATATAAAATCGTTCGTGTGAACGATCTGCAATTGCTCATCGAAGACAAGGCGAAAGAAAGTACCAACCTCTGGGTAGTACATATCGACATCGGCTTGAAAGGAATTTTGCGCAGAATTGGAATTCTGCACGTGGTAAACGGCGCCTTCCGCTGGGTAACGGACCGCGATATCAAAGATGAGTTTGTTTCATGGAAGTATGTACAGCCTACTGCCACGTCTTCTGTCTACGCGTCAGTACAATTAAAGACGGATGCATCGAAGTTATCCGAGATTCATCCCGCCGATCTTGCAGATATTCTCGAAGATCTCGGAACCGACGAACGTATCGCTCTCATTGAGTCACTCGACAACTTTACCGCTGCTCAAACGCTTCAGGAAATGCAATTCAAGAATCGTCTACAAATTGTTGAATCAATGGAGCCGCTCAGGCTTGCACCGATCATCAACGAAATGCAGATGGACGAAGCAGTGGATTTGCTGGAAGCATGCGATACACAGAAACGCCAGGCGGTGTATACACTTCTGACGCCGGAAAAAGTAACAGAATTAAAAGAGCTTTCTACTCTTTCAATGTACAGCGTCGGCAGTATTATGAACACCGACTTCGTTACCGCTAAACCAACAGAGACCGCGGGGATGGTTCTTAAACGTATTATTGTTGAATGTGAAAAGTCTGAGATGTATCGATACGCGTATGTGCTTGATCATGACGAACGGCTTCTCGGCGTAGTGAGTTTACGAAATCTTCTTATGAGTGACGCAGACCTCTTGATTGCCGATATTATGATTGAACAGGCTGTTTCGGTGCAAATTGATACGCGTATTCGTCGCGTGGCAAAACTCTTTTTCAAATATAATTTTGAAGCTATTCCTGTTGTAGACGACAACGATAAACTTCAAGGACTTGTATCTTTCCGCGACGCTCTCGCATCAGTGTTCCCGGAAATTAAAGAAGAGGAAACAGTGTGA
- a CDS encoding sulfite exporter TauE/SafE family protein — MSILSFIFLFAGGFIAGTFGALLGLGGGVLLIPFLVMVLNIPMHQAIATSIIAVIATSSAGAAMNLERRTVHMRLGMLLEIATVTGAILGGITANYLSATILAKLFSGLLFFVAIIMLWRIRQHNGQEILHTDGILPGTFTDDATGTTVHYTVKKVPVAMLISLVAGNVSGLLGVGGGIFKVPAMHILSGIPMKAATATSNFMIGVTAAASAFIYFAHGHLNPFVASTAALGVLAGSMTGVRISRKIQSKVLTWVFALALLGISIQLYLR, encoded by the coding sequence TTGTCAATACTCTCTTTTATTTTTCTTTTCGCTGGTGGATTCATTGCCGGCACTTTTGGCGCACTGCTCGGACTCGGCGGCGGGGTGCTGCTTATTCCATTTCTGGTGATGGTTCTCAATATTCCGATGCACCAAGCGATTGCGACCAGTATTATTGCTGTTATTGCCACATCGAGCGCTGGCGCCGCAATGAACCTTGAACGCCGCACAGTTCATATGCGGCTCGGAATGCTTCTGGAAATCGCTACGGTCACCGGTGCAATACTTGGAGGGATTACAGCAAACTATTTAAGCGCAACCATCCTTGCAAAACTCTTTTCAGGATTACTATTTTTCGTTGCAATCATAATGCTTTGGCGGATACGTCAACATAACGGCCAAGAGATACTCCATACCGATGGTATTCTTCCCGGTACTTTTACCGATGATGCCACTGGGACGACTGTCCATTATACGGTAAAGAAAGTGCCTGTTGCGATGCTGATTTCGCTCGTTGCAGGTAATGTTTCTGGTTTGCTTGGCGTTGGCGGAGGGATTTTCAAAGTACCTGCGATGCATATTCTTTCCGGTATTCCAATGAAAGCAGCAACAGCCACAAGCAATTTTATGATTGGCGTGACCGCAGCAGCTAGTGCGTTCATTTATTTTGCACATGGACATCTAAATCCATTTGTCGCTTCTACAGCTGCACTTGGTGTCCTTGCCGGTTCTATGACAGGTGTGCGCATAAGCCGTAAAATTCAAAGCAAAGTACTGACATGGGTATTTGCGCTAGCTTTGTTGGGGATTTCTATTCAATTATATTTAAGATAG
- a CDS encoding class I SAM-dependent methyltransferase — protein MKQWYEILFQNYARTYDKETFTQGTIQEVDFIEGELHGDRTKRILDIGCGTGRHSIELAKRGYKVTGIDFSESQLRRAREKALEAQTVVEFIHTDARDLKLSHEFDVAIMLCEGGFPLMETDEMNFAILQGAARALKSGGTFILTTLNALFPLAHSIEEFLNSNTVEGTSSGHVFNAMTLRDSSRFEVTDDDGQVLTLQCNERYYMPSEITWMLKSLHFSTIEIFGCQVGNFSRTMPLTPNDYEMLIIAKIVREKLI, from the coding sequence ATGAAACAATGGTACGAAATATTATTTCAGAATTATGCCCGAACCTATGACAAAGAGACGTTCACACAGGGGACTATTCAAGAAGTTGATTTTATTGAAGGAGAACTTCACGGTGATCGGACAAAACGGATTCTGGATATCGGCTGCGGTACGGGAAGACATTCTATAGAATTAGCGAAACGCGGATACAAAGTTACCGGAATCGATTTTTCCGAATCCCAGCTGAGACGAGCTCGAGAGAAAGCATTAGAAGCACAGACCGTTGTGGAGTTTATTCATACAGATGCACGAGATCTCAAGCTCTCCCATGAATTTGATGTTGCCATTATGTTGTGTGAAGGTGGATTTCCATTGATGGAAACCGACGAGATGAACTTTGCTATCTTGCAAGGAGCGGCGAGAGCATTGAAATCCGGCGGTACATTTATTTTGACAACACTCAATGCACTTTTTCCGCTGGCTCATTCTATTGAAGAATTTCTGAATTCAAACACCGTTGAAGGAACGAGCAGCGGACACGTATTCAATGCAATGACATTGCGTGATAGTTCTAGATTCGAAGTTACAGACGATGACGGTCAGGTGCTGACCCTTCAATGCAATGAGCGTTATTATATGCCATCAGAAATTACGTGGATGTTGAAATCACTTCATTTTTCAACGATTGAAATTTTTGGATGCCAAGTAGGAAATTTCAGCCGTACCATGCCGCTGACACCAAATGATTATGAAATGCTTATTATAGCAAAAATTGTACGAGAGAAGTTAATATAA